One window of the Bacteroidetes bacterium GWF2_43_63 genome contains the following:
- a CDS encoding diguanylate cyclase — MIQWYDELPFAITVSDREGNIVYMNNRSAATFEKYGGRNLLGKSLFGCHPQQASDKIREMMLSHETNAYTIEKEGVKKMIYQSPWYENGEVAGLIELSLVLPEKMPHFVRK; from the coding sequence ATGATACAGTGGTACGATGAACTTCCTTTTGCAATTACAGTGTCGGACAGGGAAGGCAATATAGTTTACATGAACAACCGATCAGCTGCGACATTTGAAAAATATGGCGGCAGAAATTTACTTGGGAAATCGCTGTTTGGCTGCCATCCGCAGCAGGCATCGGATAAAATAAGGGAAATGATGCTGAGTCATGAAACCAATGCATATACAATTGAAAAAGAAGGCGTGAAAAAGATGATTTATCAGAGTCCCTGGTACGAGAACGGAGAAGTTGCCGGCTTAATAGAATTATCGCTTGTGCTGCCCGAAAAGATGCCTCATTTTGTGAGAAAATAA
- a CDS encoding glyoxalase: MTTTNIYLTFNGNCEDAFTFYKSVFGGEFNYLGHYGDMPAKEPLSAEVANKVMHVGLPIGGDTMLMGDDAAHFFGGKEVVIGTNMSIMISPDSETEARRIFEQLSVGGTVQQALEAMFWGDLYGAFTDKFGIQWKISFPLK; encoded by the coding sequence ATGACAACAACCAACATCTATCTCACGTTCAACGGAAACTGCGAAGACGCTTTCACCTTTTATAAATCTGTTTTCGGTGGCGAATTCAATTATCTTGGTCATTACGGCGACATGCCTGCGAAAGAACCATTGTCAGCTGAAGTTGCAAACAAAGTAATGCATGTCGGACTACCAATTGGTGGCGACACCATGCTCATGGGCGATGACGCTGCGCATTTTTTCGGAGGAAAAGAAGTGGTAATTGGAACCAATATGTCCATCATGATTTCGCCCGACAGCGAAACGGAAGCCAGACGAATTTTTGAACAACTATCTGTCGGAGGCACAGTGCAGCAAGCGCTGGAAGCCATGTTCTGGGGCGACCTGTATGGCGCTTTTACCGACAAATTTGGCATTCAGTGGAAAATTTCGTTCCCATTGAAATAA